One region of Niallia sp. Man26 genomic DNA includes:
- a CDS encoding TetR/AcrR family transcriptional regulator gives MKRDHEELQSQTMDTHHLIIKAATTLFMELGYRAVSTRKIAAACGITQPALYHHFQNKQEIYIEVLKASILQTENYLYKIAADYPDIKQRIFHLASYFMQNYEEDLMQMFHDLHHEMPEDVKKTINSHWQKGFLAPIMRMFEEAVANKEIGSFEKIDSSSFEVSLLLLNMIKSALLPEYMKRLSETEQKAIIDKKAKLIVQIFLSGIA, from the coding sequence ATGAAAAGGGATCACGAAGAGCTGCAGTCACAGACAATGGATACACATCATTTGATTATTAAGGCAGCGACTACCTTATTTATGGAGCTTGGTTATCGTGCTGTAAGCACAAGGAAAATTGCAGCAGCCTGTGGCATTACTCAGCCTGCTTTATACCATCACTTCCAAAATAAACAAGAGATTTACATTGAGGTTCTGAAAGCTTCCATTCTTCAGACAGAAAACTATCTTTACAAAATAGCCGCCGATTATCCAGATATTAAGCAGCGCATCTTTCATCTAGCCAGCTATTTCATGCAGAATTACGAAGAAGATTTAATGCAAATGTTTCATGATCTTCATCATGAAATGCCGGAAGATGTCAAAAAAACCATTAACTCCCATTGGCAAAAAGGCTTTCTTGCACCTATTATGAGAATGTTTGAGGAAGCTGTCGCTAATAAGGAAATTGGATCATTTGAAAAGATAGACAGCAGCAGCTTTGAAGTATCTCTTCTATTATTGAATATGATAAAGTCTGCTCTTTTGCCTGAATATATGAAACGCTTATCAGAGACTGAGCAAAAAGCTATCATAGATAAAAAAGCTAAGCTCATTGTCCAAATATTTTTAAGCGGTATTGCTTAA
- a CDS encoding MMPL family transporter, producing the protein MKNFIPTVFRFVSGKKGRWITLFAWICLVLVLSLTLPQASSQKNENAANLPEDSPSQEAEAIINKEFPNEQGTPALITFHRDTGLSNDDLTQIQELAGKLTEEPVVHQQSVIPLHQLPIEAVQQQVSEDETTIVLPVLFEKSTTTAELEKSLEELQTAASDIFSTDPFKADINDEDTLSARTTGPVGIAVDAAALFSQGDLSLLIGTVVIVLICLLVIYRSPILAIIPLIGVGIAYLVISPVLGGMGKAGWIEFDSQSIAIMTVLLFGAGTDYCLFLISKYRSLLKVETKKEIAMANALRRSGGAVAMSGLTVVFSLIILLLAEYGSIQRFAVPFSLSILIMMVASLTLVPAILAIFGRVSFFPFMPKTPEMEKAKPVKKKKKSRSLGEFIGKIAVNHPWKVTIITTVFLGVFALLSLKMESTYDTLSSFPDDMPSREGFTIISEHFSAGELAPAEVVVQTEGSDIPVEDVLNDLPFVANVSEGEQAKNDSGLFKYSVELNTNPYSNEAMEELPDLRAAVEKTLADNGITESSEKVWIGGITAEQLDTKETTDSDARLVIPVIVAMIAVLLLAYLRSITATIYLIATVLLSYFSALGLGWVILHYGFGVEAIQGLIPLYAFVFIVALGEDYNIFMISSIWKKSKEMPLSQAIKEGVAESGGVITSAGVILAATFMVLTTLSIQILVHFGTITAIGVLLDTFVVRPFLVPSITALCKKAAFWPATKHLHESNEQELEKQNKNQTV; encoded by the coding sequence GTGAAAAATTTTATCCCTACCGTTTTCCGATTTGTTTCAGGGAAAAAAGGAAGATGGATTACACTGTTTGCCTGGATCTGTCTTGTCCTTGTCCTAAGCTTAACACTGCCGCAAGCAAGCTCACAAAAAAATGAGAATGCTGCAAACTTGCCTGAAGATTCACCTTCTCAAGAAGCAGAAGCTATTATTAATAAAGAATTTCCAAATGAACAAGGAACACCGGCCCTGATTACCTTTCATCGAGATACCGGCCTCTCAAATGATGATTTAACGCAAATTCAAGAGCTGGCAGGTAAATTAACGGAGGAACCGGTTGTCCACCAGCAAAGTGTTATCCCACTTCACCAGCTGCCGATTGAAGCAGTTCAGCAGCAAGTATCAGAGGATGAAACAACCATTGTCCTTCCCGTATTGTTCGAGAAGTCTACAACAACAGCAGAGCTGGAAAAAAGTCTGGAAGAGCTACAAACTGCAGCGTCTGACATTTTCAGCACAGATCCTTTTAAAGCAGATATAAATGATGAAGATACACTGTCTGCCAGAACTACAGGTCCTGTGGGGATTGCTGTTGATGCAGCCGCACTATTCAGCCAAGGCGACTTGTCCTTGCTGATTGGTACAGTCGTTATTGTGCTTATTTGTCTTTTAGTTATCTATCGTTCTCCGATATTAGCAATCATCCCGCTGATTGGAGTTGGGATAGCTTATTTAGTAATTAGTCCTGTATTAGGCGGAATGGGCAAAGCTGGCTGGATTGAATTCGATTCACAAAGCATCGCAATCATGACGGTTCTTCTCTTTGGTGCTGGAACTGATTATTGCTTGTTCCTCATAAGCAAATACCGAAGCTTGCTAAAAGTGGAAACGAAGAAGGAAATCGCCATGGCAAATGCCCTGCGCCGTTCAGGTGGAGCAGTTGCAATGAGCGGATTGACCGTTGTGTTCTCCCTGATTATTCTTTTGCTCGCAGAATATGGTTCGATACAGCGCTTTGCTGTGCCTTTCAGTCTTTCCATTTTAATCATGATGGTCGCAAGCTTAACACTTGTGCCAGCAATTTTGGCTATTTTCGGAAGAGTTTCTTTCTTCCCATTCATGCCTAAAACACCAGAGATGGAAAAAGCAAAACCAGTAAAGAAGAAGAAAAAGTCTCGTTCTCTTGGCGAATTCATCGGCAAAATTGCTGTAAATCATCCATGGAAAGTAACCATTATTACAACAGTATTTTTAGGTGTTTTTGCTTTACTGTCATTAAAGATGGAATCCACTTATGACACATTATCCTCTTTCCCTGACGATATGCCATCAAGGGAAGGATTCACGATTATTTCTGAGCATTTCTCAGCTGGTGAACTAGCTCCTGCAGAGGTTGTTGTCCAAACAGAAGGTAGTGATATTCCTGTTGAAGATGTATTAAATGACCTTCCATTTGTTGCAAATGTTTCAGAAGGAGAACAAGCAAAAAATGATTCGGGCTTGTTTAAATACTCTGTTGAATTAAACACAAACCCTTATTCTAATGAAGCAATGGAAGAGCTCCCTGACTTGCGTGCAGCGGTTGAAAAAACTCTTGCTGACAATGGCATCACTGAAAGCAGTGAGAAAGTCTGGATTGGGGGCATAACAGCAGAACAGCTTGATACGAAGGAAACGACTGACAGTGATGCACGTCTTGTCATTCCAGTAATTGTTGCTATGATTGCCGTCCTTCTGCTTGCCTACTTACGTTCAATCACTGCTACAATCTATTTAATTGCAACAGTGCTGTTGTCTTATTTCAGCGCATTAGGCTTAGGTTGGGTTATTCTTCACTACGGTTTTGGAGTAGAGGCAATCCAAGGACTTATTCCGCTTTACGCCTTTGTCTTTATTGTGGCACTCGGGGAAGATTATAATATTTTCATGATTTCGAGCATTTGGAAGAAAAGTAAAGAAATGCCTCTTAGCCAGGCGATTAAAGAAGGGGTTGCAGAATCCGGCGGAGTCATTACTTCAGCAGGGGTTATCTTAGCCGCAACCTTTATGGTCTTAACAACATTGTCAATTCAAATATTGGTTCATTTCGGAACAATCACAGCTATTGGCGTGCTTCTCGACACGTTTGTAGTTCGTCCATTTTTAGTTCCTAGCATCACTGCACTATGCAAAAAAGCTGCCTTCTGGCCAGCAACGAAACATTTGCACGAAAGCAATGAGCAAGAGTTAGAAAAGCAGAACAAAAATCAAACAGTCTAA
- a CDS encoding 5'-nucleotidase C-terminal domain-containing protein, translated as MKDRNQMAVLASIFSTLALLVSIILPTSTYAAESNDNYSLTIMHMNDTHAHADLMPNMVTAIKEVRAADPNALLFNAGDVFSGTLYFNQFKGQADLALLNLMDIDAMIFGNHEFDLGSGENGHKSLSEFVSKANFPFLSANVDFSGDAYMASKTNNSYTESPEDGIVYNGMIKEVNGEKVGIFGLTTEDTANISSPVNVKFQNYIEKAKEAVAAFESKGINKIIAVTHIGYDSNPEMGNDLQLAKYVDGIDVIVGGHSHTQLNEPVVITADEAGAAKDPTVIVQAYQYSTLLGELKVDFDENGVVVGQAGQLIDVASKAADAEAAAVLAPYKAEIDSLTNQETGAVAKKPLLNPRLTDSEVSVRANETELGNLVTDAMLAKAKEKNENVVIAMQNGGGIRAAIDEGPITTGEVIAVLPFGNDPAFVQLTGEEIKQILEYSVRLAPAESGGFLHVSGMKFTYDSTKEAGSRVVSMQVKVNEQYEDIKADQTYLVTTNNFTAKGGDGYEVFAKAYQEGRVQDMGAIDWEQLRDYMVDNLNGEVDPQLEGRIIDTLGKAVEPETPVDEDDGNQDDDNGPETPVNDGDDNSDDDNGSETPVTDDNSDNGDDIPAKDDGKTDDSADNGAAPGSDNDQNQNVTPDKTSDDKATSGNTAGNALPNTATNNYTMLLVGGLLFVVGIGVLVYRKVRHA; from the coding sequence ATGAAAGATAGGAATCAAATGGCTGTACTGGCAAGTATTTTTTCAACATTAGCATTATTGGTATCTATAATTCTACCAACAAGTACATATGCTGCTGAATCAAATGATAATTATTCCTTAACGATTATGCATATGAATGATACACATGCACACGCAGACCTTATGCCAAATATGGTTACGGCAATTAAAGAGGTTCGAGCTGCAGATCCAAATGCACTACTATTTAACGCAGGAGATGTTTTTTCAGGAACATTATATTTCAATCAGTTTAAAGGCCAAGCAGATTTAGCACTACTAAATTTAATGGATATTGATGCAATGATTTTTGGAAATCATGAATTTGACTTAGGTTCAGGGGAAAATGGCCATAAGTCCTTATCTGAATTTGTTTCAAAAGCAAATTTTCCTTTTTTAAGTGCTAACGTAGATTTCTCTGGTGATGCGTATATGGCAAGCAAAACAAATAATTCTTATACAGAATCTCCGGAAGATGGAATTGTTTATAACGGTATGATTAAAGAAGTAAATGGAGAAAAAGTTGGTATCTTTGGATTAACAACAGAGGACACAGCGAATATTTCCAGTCCTGTTAATGTGAAATTCCAAAACTATATAGAGAAAGCAAAAGAAGCAGTTGCAGCATTTGAAAGTAAGGGAATTAATAAAATTATTGCTGTAACACATATTGGTTATGACAGTAATCCAGAAATGGGCAATGACTTACAATTAGCTAAATATGTTGATGGAATTGACGTTATTGTGGGTGGACATTCTCATACACAATTGAATGAGCCTGTAGTTATTACAGCGGATGAAGCTGGTGCTGCAAAGGATCCAACTGTAATTGTACAAGCATACCAGTATTCAACATTGCTGGGAGAATTAAAGGTAGACTTTGATGAAAATGGGGTAGTTGTCGGTCAAGCTGGTCAATTAATTGATGTTGCATCAAAAGCAGCAGATGCAGAAGCGGCAGCTGTACTGGCGCCATATAAAGCGGAAATTGATAGTTTAACAAATCAAGAAACAGGGGCAGTTGCCAAAAAACCTTTATTAAACCCACGTTTAACAGACAGTGAAGTTAGTGTGCGGGCAAATGAAACAGAACTTGGAAATCTTGTAACAGATGCTATGCTTGCAAAAGCGAAAGAAAAAAATGAAAATGTTGTCATTGCCATGCAAAATGGGGGCGGAATCCGCGCTGCAATTGATGAAGGACCTATTACTACAGGCGAAGTTATTGCCGTATTGCCATTTGGGAACGATCCTGCATTTGTCCAGCTGACAGGTGAGGAAATTAAACAAATTTTAGAATATAGTGTGCGTTTAGCGCCAGCGGAAAGCGGCGGATTCCTCCATGTATCTGGAATGAAATTTACGTATGACAGCACAAAAGAAGCTGGTTCTCGCGTAGTTTCGATGCAAGTAAAAGTAAATGAACAGTATGAAGACATTAAGGCAGACCAAACGTACTTAGTAACTACAAACAACTTTACCGCAAAAGGCGGAGATGGTTATGAAGTATTTGCTAAAGCCTATCAAGAAGGCCGAGTTCAAGATATGGGTGCAATCGATTGGGAGCAGCTACGCGATTATATGGTTGATAACTTAAATGGAGAAGTAGATCCTCAATTGGAAGGACGTATCATTGATACACTAGGAAAAGCAGTGGAACCAGAAACACCGGTTGATGAAGACGACGGTAATCAAGACGATGACAATGGACCAGAAACACCAGTTAACGATGGTGATGATAATTCAGATGATGATAATGGTTCAGAGACTCCAGTTACAGACGACAATAGCGATAATGGTGATGACATTCCAGCAAAAGATGATGGCAAGACTGATGACAGTGCAGACAATGGAGCAGCACCAGGTTCTGACAATGATCAAAACCAAAATGTAACTCCAGACAAAACGTCAGACGATAAAGCAACGTCTGGAAATACAGCTGGAAATGCACTTCCGAATACTGCTACAAACAATTATACGATGCTGTTAGTCGGTGGACTGCTGTTTGTGGTTGGTATTGGAGTACTGGTTTATAGAAAAGTAAGACATGCTTAA
- a CDS encoding DUF4317 domain-containing protein, giving the protein MNKKDVGNIRKQFKINNDKLKISDIFNVYIMKESSEIFHSQSQPFAMLDQDQQELFLNNFKKMLAGQMDEKLFELKFKRDAENSSQLILHQGLLSSEVDDWKDQMLKIVEKMLAIRQYEKDIVVTFIRGEYIKPMKRRSEESEENERDTVFSHSFILCSINNTQDPKKELLFDYVDREFKYNIVLDPIINLHAPMGGFLFPCFTDNAADVNHILYAAGKVHEPDYAFIEEVLNGEEIMTAQDDKIVFEEIIKDVTGDQLNTSTLSNVYEEINRMITENEEEEPPKLDSKDVEQVLKMSGVEDISTEKVEFAFKKIIDDDKYELKASNILPKFTSKSIKISTKIANIAISPPDLRYVKQVEFSGKRYLMIEVEEDTVIEGFTMIPEAFVGNPKDE; this is encoded by the coding sequence ATGAACAAGAAAGACGTAGGAAACATACGAAAACAATTCAAGATAAACAATGATAAATTGAAAATCTCTGATATTTTTAATGTCTATATCATGAAAGAATCAAGCGAAATTTTTCATTCCCAAAGCCAGCCATTCGCTATGCTTGATCAAGATCAGCAAGAGCTGTTTTTAAATAATTTTAAAAAAATGCTCGCAGGTCAAATGGATGAAAAGCTCTTTGAACTCAAATTTAAGAGAGATGCTGAGAACAGCAGCCAGCTTATTCTCCATCAAGGACTGCTAAGCAGTGAGGTCGATGATTGGAAAGACCAAATGTTAAAGATTGTAGAAAAAATGCTCGCAATCAGACAATATGAAAAAGATATTGTTGTCACTTTCATTCGCGGAGAGTATATAAAGCCGATGAAACGCCGCAGTGAAGAGTCGGAGGAAAATGAACGGGATACTGTTTTCTCTCATTCGTTTATTTTATGCAGCATCAATAACACACAAGATCCTAAAAAAGAGCTGTTGTTCGATTATGTTGATAGAGAATTTAAATACAATATCGTATTAGATCCAATCATTAATCTTCATGCTCCAATGGGCGGCTTCCTTTTCCCATGCTTTACAGACAATGCAGCGGATGTTAACCATATCCTCTATGCAGCTGGCAAGGTTCATGAACCTGACTATGCATTTATTGAAGAGGTTTTAAACGGAGAAGAAATTATGACAGCACAAGATGATAAAATTGTGTTCGAAGAAATTATAAAAGATGTAACTGGTGACCAATTAAATACCTCCACCCTCTCGAACGTTTATGAAGAAATAAACCGCATGATTACAGAAAATGAAGAAGAAGAACCGCCTAAATTGGACTCTAAAGACGTGGAACAAGTCTTGAAGATGAGCGGAGTAGAAGATATAAGCACAGAAAAAGTCGAATTTGCCTTTAAAAAGATTATCGATGATGACAAATACGAGCTCAAAGCAAGCAATATTTTGCCTAAATTCACCTCTAAATCTATTAAAATCAGTACGAAAATTGCTAATATCGCTATCAGCCCGCCAGATTTACGCTATGTTAAACAAGTAGAATTCAGCGGCAAACGCTATTTAATGATTGAAGTAGAAGAAGATACGGTGATTGAAGGATTTACGATGATTCCAGAGGCTTTTGTAGGGAACCCGAAGGATGAATGA
- the proS gene encoding proline--tRNA ligase produces the protein MKGNFVEKITNMEDDFAKWYTDVVTKAELVDYSSVRGSMIIRPYGFAIWENIKNELDLRIKETGHENVYMPLFIPESLLQKEKDHIEGFAPEVAWVTHGGEEELAERLCVRPTSEVLFGEHYKDIIHSYRDLPKLYNQWANVVRWEKTTRPFLRTLEFLWQEGHTCHETEADAEKETVQMLHVYAAICEEILAIPVVKGKKTEKEKFAGAKYTYTIESLMHDGKALQSGTSHNLGDHFAKAFGIQFTDRNGAQSYVQQTSWGFTTRIIGAMIMVHGDDRGLVVPPRIAPTQVMIIPIAQHKEGVLDFTYQLKDKLAGSFRTGLDASDKKPGWKFNEYEMKGIPVRLEVGPKDIEQKQVVLVRRDTGEKLAVPMEGLEKTLEDLLSDIQKNLLAKASEHREANTHQALDFEAFKNRANQPKTGFIKAMWCGDRACEDLIKEETGATSRCMPFEQEKISDTCVCCGKKADALVYWAKAY, from the coding sequence ATGAAGGGCAATTTTGTAGAAAAAATTACGAATATGGAAGATGATTTTGCGAAATGGTATACCGATGTAGTAACAAAAGCAGAACTGGTTGATTATTCGAGCGTACGCGGATCAATGATCATCAGGCCATATGGCTTTGCTATATGGGAAAATATTAAAAATGAATTGGATTTGCGCATTAAGGAAACAGGCCATGAGAATGTATATATGCCACTTTTTATTCCAGAAAGCCTCCTTCAAAAAGAAAAGGACCATATTGAAGGCTTTGCTCCTGAAGTGGCTTGGGTGACGCATGGAGGAGAAGAAGAGCTTGCAGAAAGATTATGTGTCCGTCCAACCTCTGAAGTGCTGTTCGGGGAGCATTATAAAGATATTATCCATTCTTATCGTGATTTGCCAAAGCTATATAATCAATGGGCAAATGTTGTTAGATGGGAAAAAACAACGAGACCATTTTTGCGCACATTAGAATTCCTCTGGCAGGAAGGACATACTTGTCATGAAACAGAAGCAGATGCAGAAAAAGAAACAGTACAAATGCTTCATGTTTATGCAGCGATATGTGAGGAGATATTAGCCATTCCAGTCGTTAAAGGGAAGAAAACAGAAAAGGAAAAATTTGCTGGAGCAAAATACACATATACAATTGAAAGTCTGATGCATGACGGCAAGGCATTGCAATCAGGCACATCTCATAATTTAGGCGATCATTTTGCCAAGGCATTCGGAATCCAATTTACGGACCGAAACGGTGCTCAAAGCTATGTACAGCAAACCTCCTGGGGATTTACAACGAGAATTATCGGAGCAATGATTATGGTGCATGGTGATGACAGAGGGTTAGTTGTGCCTCCAAGGATTGCTCCAACTCAAGTGATGATTATTCCGATTGCTCAGCATAAAGAAGGTGTGCTTGATTTTACCTATCAGCTAAAAGATAAGCTAGCAGGCAGTTTCCGAACAGGCTTGGATGCAAGTGATAAAAAGCCAGGCTGGAAATTCAACGAGTATGAAATGAAAGGAATTCCTGTCCGCCTTGAAGTTGGCCCAAAGGATATCGAGCAAAAACAAGTCGTGCTTGTCAGGAGAGATACAGGCGAAAAGCTGGCGGTGCCAATGGAAGGCTTGGAGAAAACATTGGAAGACTTGCTTTCAGATATTCAGAAAAACCTGCTCGCAAAAGCAAGCGAGCATCGCGAAGCTAACACCCATCAAGCCCTTGATTTTGAAGCATTTAAGAACCGAGCAAACCAACCAAAAACCGGCTTTATAAAAGCGATGTGGTGTGGTGACAGAGCGTGCGAGGATTTAATCAAGGAAGAAACTGGAGCAACTTCGAGATGCATGCCTTTCGAACAAGAAAAAATCAGTGATACATGTGTATGCTGCGGCAAAAAAGCAGATGCACTTGTCTATTGGGCAAAAGCTTATTAA
- a CDS encoding alanine--glyoxylate aminotransferase family protein, with product MIMFGELNTPLRTIMTPGPVEVDPRVLRAMSNPILGQFDPAFTDIMNNVMKMLQQLFKTNNEWAFPIDGTSRSGLEAVLASVIEPGDKVLIPIYGRFGHLLTEIAERYGAEIHLLHRDWGTVFDPEEVIAEMKKVKPKIVAMVHGETSTGCMQPLAEIGKACREEDVLFIVDAVATIGGTDVQTDNWYIDAIIGGNQKCLSVPSGNAPITYNERVERILNQRKKVERGIATEQELAERKAFSAIRTNYFDLAQLQDYWGPRRLNHHTEATSMLYALHEGLRIVLEEGLEQRFKRHKLHEKALIAGIEGMGLELFGDAGSKLPTVTCIKIPEGIEAESVRSMMLNDFGVEIASSFGPLHGKIWRIGTMGYSCRKENVLFALASLEAALIRHGAKISAGEGIQASLNAYEKEKSFINS from the coding sequence ATGATAATGTTTGGCGAACTCAATACACCATTAAGAACCATCATGACCCCAGGTCCAGTCGAAGTGGACCCTAGGGTGCTTCGGGCAATGTCCAATCCTATTCTAGGACAATTTGACCCTGCCTTTACGGACATTATGAACAATGTGATGAAAATGCTCCAACAACTTTTCAAGACAAATAATGAATGGGCATTTCCAATTGACGGTACATCCCGATCTGGACTTGAGGCAGTACTGGCAAGTGTGATCGAGCCTGGCGATAAAGTGCTTATCCCGATTTACGGCCGGTTTGGTCATTTGCTGACAGAAATCGCAGAAAGATATGGTGCTGAAATCCATTTGCTTCATCGGGACTGGGGCACGGTTTTTGATCCAGAAGAAGTAATTGCGGAAATGAAGAAGGTGAAACCGAAGATTGTTGCGATGGTCCATGGCGAAACTTCTACCGGCTGCATGCAGCCGTTAGCAGAAATAGGCAAGGCATGCAGGGAAGAGGATGTCCTGTTTATTGTTGATGCAGTTGCAACGATTGGCGGCACAGATGTTCAGACAGATAACTGGTATATTGATGCTATAATCGGAGGAAACCAGAAATGCTTATCTGTCCCGTCAGGAAATGCACCAATTACGTATAATGAGCGGGTGGAACGCATCCTTAATCAACGGAAAAAGGTCGAGCGAGGCATTGCGACAGAACAAGAATTAGCAGAAAGAAAGGCATTTTCTGCGATCCGCACTAATTATTTCGACTTGGCCCAGCTTCAAGATTACTGGGGACCAAGAAGGCTTAACCACCATACAGAGGCTACATCTATGCTGTATGCACTTCATGAAGGCTTGAGAATTGTCCTTGAAGAAGGATTAGAGCAAAGATTCAAGCGCCATAAACTTCATGAGAAAGCATTAATTGCCGGAATTGAAGGAATGGGCTTAGAACTGTTCGGAGACGCAGGCTCGAAGCTGCCAACAGTAACATGTATCAAGATTCCTGAAGGCATTGAGGCAGAATCAGTCAGAAGCATGATGCTTAATGATTTCGGAGTAGAAATTGCAAGTTCATTCGGTCCTCTGCACGGGAAAATTTGGAGAATCGGAACGATGGGTTACAGCTGCCGGAAAGAAAATGTCTTGTTTGCATTGGCAAGCCTTGAAGCAGCCTTAATCAGACATGGAGCAAAAATCTCAGCAGGAGAAGGAATTCAAGCTTCACTAAATGCATATGAGAAAGAAAAATCATTCATAAATTCGTAA
- the allC gene encoding allantoate deiminase codes for MMKTSIQVNEQEIDSWLQWLSEYGQTEDGGVTRLLYDENWAKAQGALKIRMEQIGLSAQFDGVGNLFGKLEGTDESAKSILTGSHIDTVVNGGKYDGGYGIIASCLAVNYLAGKYGKPLKTIEVVSLCEEEGSRFPLAFWGSGSITGRYQKDESLTLFDTADISMAQALNKIPFIPESDSLKRTDIGCFIELHIEQGAVLEKEEKSIGVVSHIVGQRRFTIKITGESNHAGTTPMMYRKDSLHIASQLILHAMDRASAVDSLVATVGSITASPNVPNVIPKEVVFTLDVRHHEEEAIQQYCESLFAFFHEKCDEKGLQIEIDQWLDVKPVAMNSQLQLQAEEVLQDTGLPYKTMTSGAGHDAQVFGPYCPTALLFVPSTNGISHSPDEFTNLQDLKNGVTVLIELLHKLAY; via the coding sequence ATGATGAAAACATCCATTCAAGTGAACGAACAAGAAATAGACAGCTGGCTTCAATGGCTGTCTGAATATGGGCAAACGGAAGATGGTGGAGTAACGCGCCTCCTTTATGATGAAAATTGGGCAAAAGCACAAGGAGCCTTAAAGATCAGGATGGAGCAAATTGGCTTATCTGCACAATTTGATGGGGTCGGAAACTTATTCGGCAAGCTTGAAGGCACAGATGAATCAGCAAAATCGATATTGACTGGCTCTCATATCGATACGGTCGTCAATGGCGGCAAATATGACGGCGGATATGGAATTATCGCAAGTTGCTTGGCTGTTAATTATCTTGCTGGGAAATATGGAAAACCGCTGAAAACGATAGAAGTAGTATCTTTATGCGAGGAGGAAGGAAGCCGTTTTCCGCTGGCTTTTTGGGGATCAGGGTCAATCACTGGCAGGTATCAAAAGGACGAAAGCTTGACACTTTTTGATACGGCGGATATTTCTATGGCTCAAGCCCTTAATAAAATTCCGTTTATCCCGGAAAGTGATAGTCTCAAACGAACGGATATTGGCTGCTTCATAGAATTGCATATTGAACAAGGTGCGGTTTTGGAAAAAGAAGAAAAATCAATTGGAGTAGTATCCCATATTGTCGGCCAGCGCCGCTTTACGATAAAGATTACAGGTGAAAGCAATCATGCAGGTACAACACCGATGATGTACAGAAAAGACAGCCTGCATATTGCGTCACAGCTAATTCTTCATGCAATGGACAGGGCTAGTGCTGTTGACAGTTTAGTAGCAACGGTCGGAAGTATTACGGCCTCTCCGAATGTGCCGAATGTTATCCCTAAGGAAGTAGTGTTTACATTGGATGTTCGTCATCATGAAGAAGAAGCAATCCAGCAATATTGTGAGAGTCTATTTGCATTCTTTCATGAAAAATGTGATGAAAAAGGGCTTCAGATTGAGATAGACCAATGGCTGGATGTAAAGCCGGTAGCCATGAACAGCCAATTACAGCTGCAAGCAGAAGAAGTGCTGCAGGACACCGGTCTTCCATACAAAACAATGACAAGCGGTGCTGGTCATGATGCACAGGTATTTGGACCCTACTGTCCGACAGCTTTGCTGTTTGTGCCGAGTACAAATGGAATCAGCCATTCTCCAGATGAGTTTACCAATCTTCAAGACTTGAAAAATGGCGTTACCGTATTAATAGAGTTGCTGCATAAGCTGGCTTACTAA